The Acidobacteriota bacterium nucleotide sequence CAGATTGGGCAGCAGCGCCTGATAGGCGGGGCCGCCGAAGGCCTGGGCCGTCCCCACCACGAAGACCAGCACCAGGAAGTGCCAGAGAGCGATGACGTCGAAGTAGACCAATCCAGTCAGCGTAAAGGCGCTGCTCATCTGGATGTACTGGGAGGCCAGAAGCTGCTTGCGCCGGTCCACCCGGTCGGCCACGGCTCCTCCCACCAGGGTGAAAAGGATGAAAGGCAGCGAGCCCAGAAATCCCACCAGCCCAAGGTAGAAAGGGTCTTCGGTCATCTCGTAGACCAGCCAGCCTTGGGCGATTTGCTGAGTCCACGTTCCCGTGGTGGAGGTGAACGACCCCATCCACATGAGGCGGAAATCCCGGTAGGAGAAGGCTCTGAAGGTACGTTTGACGAGGGACGGTTTATCCCCAGCCGCGTCGGGTTGCTGGGCCATCGTTACTTAGATGCGCCCCTTGGCTGAGCGGATTCGCCTGATTTCGTGGTATTTTCTGACGCTGTCATGAGTCTCTACGGGCGCATCATGCATTGGCGCGAACGGGTGCTGACGCAGCGCGACACCCACCGCAAGGTCTATCCCTTCGAGTGGGGACTGGAATGGCTGGGGATGGAAGGCAACGGCCGGCCCCCCTTGCAGGTGCTGCTCGATCTGGCCCAGGACTCGCTCAGCGACTCGGAAGCCTTTTTCGCCCTCCCGGAGGAGCACGTCAGGGGACGCTGGGCCAAGCGCGGCGACCATCTCGAGTTCGAGTCCCCCGCCGACTGCCTGCTGGAGCAGAACAACCGCGTGCGCTGCCGCGTCTTCGAGGCGCCGGCTTCACGGCGGGCGGTGGTGGTGCTGCCCCAGTGGAACGCCGACGAAGAGAGTCACGTGGGGTTGTGCCGCGTCCTCAGCAAGCTGGGAATCACGGCGGTGCGACATGCCTTGCCTTTTCATGAACACCGGCGCCCCCAGGGCATGGTTCGGGCCGACTACATGGTCAGTCCCAACATCGGGCGCACCATCCACGCCGTCCGCCAGGCCGTGCTCGAAACCCGGCGTCTCGTTCACTTGCTGGGCGAGAAAGGTTACCGGCACATCGGCGTGATGGGCACCAGCATCGGATCATGCGTGGGTTACCTGAGCTTCCTCCACGAACCGCTTCTCAAGACGGGAGTCTTCAACTTCGTCTCGGGATGGTTCGCCGACGTGGTCTGGCAGGGAAATGCCACCCGCTATGTTCGCCGGGGTCTGGAAGGCCGCGTCAGCCTGGAAGACCTGCGCCGCTGCTGGGCTCCCATCAGTCCCATGGCCTACGTGCAGCGGGCGGCGGCCGACAGGCGCCGTCACCTGCTCATCTCGGCCCGCTATGACCTGACCTTCTTGCCCGAAATGAGCGAGGAGGTCTTCAAAGCCTACCGCCGCTACGGAGGACGCCCCGAGGTGGCCTACCTGCCCTGCGGTCACTACACGACCGCCCGCTTCCCCTTCAAATACCTGGACGGATGGCACATCTGCCGATATCTCCGCCGCCATTTGTAGTGGGAAGAATCGAGGAATTCCCAGGTCGCCGGGAAAAATGTCAGAGGCGCTTGCTAAAGTCCCGCACATAACCTTCCAGGAGCTCCTGCCAACGATCCTGGAAGACTTGGAGAAGAGAAGGGCGTACATCAAGCCATCCAGCCTCTTTCAGCCTCTCTGCAAAAGCCTGGAACGCCCTTCTCTCCTTCGGGTTTCCCCTCCCGAGACTCAAGATTCTGGCGCATTGCACTGATCTTTATTGAGCCGGGGCCCTCCGCTTTTGTCCCTGACAGGGACAGATTCGCCAGCCCAGCCCCGGCGAGCGCGAGCGACACGGCGGCGCCACCCTGGGTTTCAGACGGCCAAGGTCCCAACGCATCTGAAAGCGTGGAACAACGCGACAGGGTGGCTCAAACTTCGCCGCACTGCACTAATCCGTGGTGCTCAAGGTTTCGGCCATGCGCACGGCTTCCTCGTGGGAGAGTGCGCGCTCCAGATTGACCGTGGTGATGGCGGCGGCCCGTTGGTAGGCCTCGCGGGCCTTCTCGTTCTGGCCGTCCTTGTGATAAGCGCGCGCCAGCAGGGTCTGGTGGAAGGGATCGTTGTTGGCGGCTTGTTCCAGGTGGTCGATGGCGGCCTTGTAGTCGCCGGCCTCCAGTTTCAGGTAACCGGCCAGGTAGTGGTAGGCGGGCTCGAACTGAGCGGCTGCGGAACCGCCTTCGTCCATGGCCTCGCGCACCCACTCGGCCTCGGCCCAGGCCTCTTCATGGCGTCCCATCTTGGCCAGAGTGCGTCCGCGGCCGTGATGGTAGCGTCCCACCCAGGTCTGCATCTGTTGCTCGGGAAGTCCTGATCCCTCCAACGACTTCAGACCTTTCTCGTAGTCGGCCATGGCCGCTTCCAGGCGCCCGTCCTCCAGATTGATGCGGGCACGCATGTTGTGAATGAACACGGGCGGGAAGTTCTGGACGTTGGGCGACGCCATATAGCCCTCGAGAGCCTCGTCGACGGCTTTGAGGGCCTGATCGGTCTGGCCTTGATGGACCCGCGACAGAATGGTGCCGAAGTGCAGTCCGAAAGCGAAACCGTCTGCCTTGGCCATTCCCTTGGCGTAGGTCTTGCGCGCTTTGTCGTACCTGCCGTCGACCATCTGGCAGTTGCCCTTGAAGAAAAAGATGCGGGGCGTGTCATGGTTCAGTTCATAGGCCCGGTCGAAGGCCCGGCAGGCCGTATCGGGATCGGTGCCCATGGCCAGTTGACCCACCAGCATGTGGGCCCGACGCTCATCGGGATAGAGCCGTGCCATCTCCTGGAAGGCCTTGAGGGCATCGGGAGCGCTTTGGCCGCGGATAAACTTGGCTCCCTTGAGATAGAGCTTCTCGCCCTCGGTCATGCTCTCGGAGAGCTCGTCGGCTTTGGCCAGCATTTCCTGGGCTTGGGGGTTGGGTTGGAACTGGCTGGCGACCATGTGGGCGAATCCCCAATCGGGAGCGGCTTGCAGCAGCTCCTGAGCCTTGGCCGCCAGAGTCGGACCCGGCTGAAAGTTCTCGATCCCATGAGTAATCTCTTCCACCAGTTCGATCGCTTGCTGGGAATCGGTGGAGTATTGAATCGTCTTCTCGGCGGCCAGCATCCAGCCGGACGCCAGCAGAACAACAGCTAGCAGAGCCGTGCTTTTGCTCAACAGCTTCATATTTGGCCTCCTCCTTGTTACGGTTGTTCCTCCACGGGCGAGATCAGGATGTAGGAAGGACGCAGGCCGGTTTCGCCTCGCTAAAACGAGAGGTCATGCCGGCCTTCACGTCGGTGCTTTCGTCTCATCCGGATTCGCCAGAACAAACGTCGTCACAAGCTGGTTCGTTCCAAAAAGATAGGCTTTGCAAAAGCACTGGCGGAGACGAATGGGCGCCTGTGTCCAGACACAAAAAAAAGAGGAGACGCGGCTCGCCGCGTCTCCTCTGCCAAGACGGACCCGAATCGGTTCTGTGGAAACCGAGGGTCGTTCTAATGGACTTCGATGTCGATCTGCTTGGGCTTGGCTTCCTCCCGCTTGGGCAGCGTCAGCATCAGCAGACCGTTCTTGAGATTGGCGCTGATCTTCTCGGGATCGACGTTGCGGGGCAGCGTGAAGTTGCGCTCGAAGCGTCCGTAGCGGCGCTCGATGCGGTGGTACTCGTCGTCCTTGCGCTCGAGCGAACGCTCGCCCGAGATGCTGAGCACGCCGTCCTCGACGGAGATGTTGATGTCGTTCTTCTCGAAGCCGGGCACCTCGGCCGTGAAGGTCATGGAATTTGCGTCCTCGGCTACATCCACGGCCGGTCTCCAACCGCGCGACACTTCGGGAAAGCTGCGGTTGAAGAAGTTCCCGATAGCCTCGTCGAAGAATTTCTGTACGTCGTTGGTCCTCATCAAGTTGGTCATTTCGTCTTCCTCCTCGATCTATCTGAGAGTGATGTCATTGCGTCCCTATTGGGCGTTTACCGCGATCTGGCGGGGCTTGGCCTCTTCCCGCTTGGGGATGGAGATGGTCAGCAGCCCATTCTTGAGGGAGGCGTTGATTCCCGCGGGGTCGACGTTGGTGGGCAGCGTGAAGCTGCGCTCGAAACGCCCGTAGGACCGCTCAACGCGATGGAAGTGACGGCCTTCGTCCTCCTGCTGACGGCTGCGCTCTCCTGAAAGGGTGAGGGTGCCGTCCTCAACCGAGATATTGAGGTCTTCCTTGGTGAAGCCGGGCACCTCGGTGGTGAAGGTCAGGCCCTCGGAGTCCTCGTGGATGTCGACGGCCGGCAGCCAGCCCTTGGAGGCTTCGGGACGATGACGTCCCGGCTCCAGGCTGGGAAAGGCCTGGTCGAAGAGACGAAAGGGCGAATTCGGGTATGGCAATTGGCGACGGATTCTCGTTAAAGTCATTTATTCTTATCCTCCTGTAAATAGGAATGATTTAAAACTGCTTGCTTCCGACTACGTTTAGTGATTTAAGATGGCCCTGCGGGCTTGTCAAGGATGAGGCCGAAAAAAATGGCGCCGGATGATCGCTTTCAGCCGCGGACTTGGTAGTCGGCGAACCCCAGGTCGGATTGGGCCAGGGCATCTGTGAATTCCTGCATCAGGTCCATGCGTTCGCCGTGAGGAAGGAAGGCCGAAAGGGCGCTCTGCAGGATGAGACGGTGAAGGCCATCCCTGCCCAAGTCGAAGTGCTCCACGGCCAGAAGGAACTCGTCGGTCAGCGAGGTCTGAAAGAGGCCGGGATCGTCGGTATTGAGGCTGACCGACAGACCGCGCTTGAAAAGAAGTCCGAAGGGGTTGTTGACCAGTGGACTCCAGGCCCCGGTGGCCTGATTGCTGGTCAGGCACACATCGAGTCCCACCGCGTGCCCGCGCAGGTACTCGATCAGGCGTCCGTCGCGGGCCGCCTGGATGCCGTGGCCGATGCGGTTGGCGCCCAGAATCCGCAGGGCGTCCCACACCTGTTCGGGCCCTCCGGTTTCGCCGGCGTGGACGTGGATGAACAGCTCGTGGGCCCTGGCCCAAAGAAAGACGTCTTGAAATTCGCTCAGCGGGAGGGAGTTCTCGTCGCCGCCCAGCCCCAGCCCGCACACGCCCTTGCGCCGGTTGGCTACCGCCCACTCGGCCGTGCGGCGGGCCTCGTCGGCTCCCCATTGGCGCACGCAGTCGAAGATCCAGCGTATTTTGACGCGGGCCTCGGCTTCGATGGCGGCGCTCCGCTCGAGAACCGCCTCCACGATGGCCTCGGCATCGAATCCGAAGCGGTGGGGAATGGAGGGCGCCAGGATGATTTCGGCGTAACGGATATTGTGCTCACGGAAGTAGTCGGCAAGGTGGTCGAGGATGAGCAGGTAGTCGTCGGCCTGGCGCAGATGCTGGCAAACCGTCTTGTAGGTGGAGAGAAAATCGGCGAAGTCATCATAGGTGAAGAGCTTTTCACGCAGTTCTTTTTGGGAGAGGCCCTTCAGTTCGCTGTCGTATTTGCGCGCCAGCCTCTGCAGCAAGGCGGCGTTGATGGATCCTTCCAGGTGGAGGTGCAGTTCGGCCTTGGGAGCGTCCTGGATTCCCTTCCGGACTCGCTCCAGCGCCTTGTCGCGTTCCTTCATGTCCCTCCTCCCGGGCCGTCCCTCAACCCAGCAGTTGCATCTGCTTGAGGCCGTCGATGGTTTCATCCGAGATCACGTTTTCGTAAGTCTTCAGCTCCCGCTCGGCGGGTGTCCGCTTGCGCATCTCGTCCCAGCACATGGGCGAGACGAAGATCACGTCGGCTTCCTCCACGATTCTCTCGATCAGATCCTCGCGGTCGATGGGAGCGATCCAGAACTTTTTGTCGGTGGAAGGATGAAAAATGTTCATAAAGACCTCCCAGGGTGCGTGCAGGGTTTTCTCGTCCTGGATGACGATGGCGGTATTGCGGTCTTGAGCCTCGCTGAGGATTTCGGTGTATATGGCGTGGCTCGGCTTGATCTCCAGCAGCGGTTTCTTCAAGCTGTCGGCCAGGCGGGTGACCTCGTCCAGGTGCCAGCTCGTGGTGAGCAGGCAATCGGCTTCCTTGAGAAAGCGTTCCTCCTCTTCGCTGGGCTGGCCCTCCAGGTTGACGGGAAAGGCCTCGGCGTTGAGCCTCATTTGCAGTTCGCGCGAAAAAATGAAGGCCTCCTCGCTGTGATCGACGACCGCCAGCTTGAGCTTGCGCAAGTCGGTTCCGTTGACGAAGCTGTTGTAGAGGCGGGAGAACTTGGAAGGCTTCAGTCCCAGGCTCTTGGCTCGTTCGCTGACTTCGCCGAGCAGCTTGAAGATGGCCTTGGAGCGCATCTGCTGGTAGCTCTCGCGCCCGCTCTTCTTCTGCAAGAAGGCTCCGCTGCCCTTGACGATTTCGATGTAGTTCTCCTCCGCCAGGCGGACGTAGATCTTTCGGATGGTCTTGTAGTTGACGTCCAGGTCGTCGGCCAGCTCGCGGATGGAGGGCAGGCGGTCGCCCTCCTGGATCTTGCCGCAGTAGATGGCGCTCAAGAGCTGCCCCTTGATCTGGCGGTAATAGCTCAGATTGACGTTTTCCTTGTCCAGGTTGAACCTGAGGGTTTTTTCCGTCATCAAATCTTGAGCCCGTTCTCGACGGTGATGCGCTCCAGTCCGTCCATGTAGGGACGCAGGACTTCAGGAACCACTACGGTGCCGTCGGCTTCCTGGTAGTTCTCGAGGATGGCTACCCAAGCCCTTCCCACGGCCAGCCCAGAGCCGTTGAGGGTGTGTAGGTAGCGGTTCTTCTTGCCCTCGGCGGGCCGGTAGCGGATGCCGGCGCGGCGGGCCTGGAAGTCCTCGAAGTTGCTGCAGGAAGAGATTTCCCGGTAGGTGTCTTGGCTGGGGATCCAAACCTCCAAATCGTAGGTCTTGGCGGAACTGAAGCCCGTGTCTCCGCTGGACAGCGTCACCACCCGGTAGGGCAGCTCCAGCCTTTGCAGGATGCCTTCGGCGTCGGCGGTCAGCTTTTCCAGTTGCTGGTAGGAATCATCGGGACGGGCGAACTTGACCAATTCCACCTTGTTGAACTGATGCTGGCGGATGAGTCCGCGGGTGTCCTTGCCGTAAGATCCGGCCTCGCTGCGGAAACAGGGCGTGTAGGCGGTCAGGCTGATGGGCAGCCTCTCCTCCTCGATGATTTCTGAGGAGAGCAGATTGGTGACCGGAACCTCGGCCGTGGGGACCAGGTAGTATTCGTGCCCCTGCAGCTTGAAGAGGTCGGCCTCGAATTTGGGGAGCTGTCCCGTGCCCAAGAAGGCCTCCCGGTTGTTGATGTAGGGCGGCAGCACCTCGGTGTAGCCGTTTTCCTTGCTGTGGACGTCCAGCATGAAGCGGGCCAGGGCGTGTTCCAGCCGGGCGCCTGCGCCGTAATAGACGGCGAACCGGGCGCCCGCTATCTTGCCGGCCCTTTGCAGGTCGAGGATGCCCAATCCCTCGCCCAGTTCGACGTGATCCTTGACGGGAAAGTCGAAGGCGGGGGGCGTGCCCAACTTGCGCACCGTTTCATTGGCGCTCTCATCTTCGCCCACCGGCACCGAGTCGTGACACAGGTTGGGGACGTTGAGCAGGAAGGACTCCATGCTCTGGTCCAATAGCTCCAGTTGGCCGTCCAGTTCCTTGATGCGGGCGCCGACCTCCTTCATCTCGGCGATTTGAGAAGAGGCGTCGCCGCCGGAGCGTTTGACGTGGGCGATCTGCTCGCTGGTCTTGTTGCGCCTGGCCCGGAGTTCTTCCCACTGCAAGCGGACGCGGCGTTCTTCTTCGTCCAATTGGCTAAAAGCGTCCTGGTCGAGATCGAAGCCGCGCTGGGCCAGCCTCTCAGCTACGCTGGCGAGGTTTTCGCGTATGAAAATTCGGTCGAGCATGATATGTCGAGTCCTATTATGAGTGATTCGGTGGTCCGGCGCATCCGTGGCGGAAGCGCTCAAAGTTGCAGCGTCCGCAGCCAGCGGCGCAGATCCTCGGCCAGGTCGGGCCGCTCAAGGGCGAAGTCGATGGAGGCTTGCAGATATTCCAGTTTGTTGCCGGCGTCGTAGCGGGTGCCCTCGAACCTGTAGGCATAAACGGGTTCCTGGCGCAGCAGTCTGTGCAGTCCGTCGGTCAATTGAATTTCGCCGCCCTTGCCGGGAGGAGTGTTTTCCAGAGCGTCGAAGATGCCGGGGGTGAGGACGTAGCGCCCGATGATAGCCAGATTGGAGGGCGCTTCCCCCACCCGGGGCTTCTCCACCAGGTCGGTGATGCGGAAGAGGCGCCGGTTGCCCTCCACCGGCTCCACGGCGGGAATGCCGTAGCGGGAGACGGCCTCCGGCTCCACTTCGAACACCGCCAGCACGCTGGCCTGCTTCTCCTGAAAGACCTCGATCAGTTGCTGCATCCCGGGTTTGGCGGAATGGATGATGTCGTCTCCCAGAAAGACGCCAAAAGGTTCGTCGCCCACGTAAGGGCGGGCCACCAGCACAGCGTGCCCCAGCCCCAGCGGTTTCTTCTGGCGCACCGAGGAGATGGTGATCATGTTGGAGAGGCTTTCCACCATCTCCAGCAGGTCGGTCTTGCCCTGCTCGCGCAGCACGGTGGAAAACTGATAGTCGTAGTCGAAATGATCGAGGATGGCGCTCTTGCCCTGCGAGGTCACGAAGCAGAAGTCCTGAAGGCCCGAGGCCACCGCCTCTTCCACCACATATTGAATGGTGGGCTTGTCGACGATGGGCAGCATCTCTTTGGGAATGGCTTTGGTGGCGGGCAGGAAGCGGGTCCCCATTCCGGCGGCCGGAATCACGGCTTTGTGGATTTCCTTCATCGCAATGCGTTTCTCCGAAGGCGAGTTCTCCTTGGCAAGTCGCCGCAGCCCGTCCCGGCGAGGCATGATAGCATGCGTCCGCTCGCCCCGCCCGTCCTTGACCGCGGGGCCGGGGGTTTGCTATCTTTCAAGTTTGCGAAAAAGACGCTTCCCCGCGGGGAGGCCTATCCTTTGAAAGAGGGGAGTGAGAGCATTGGCTGAAGTTCACGTGGGAGACAACGAATCTCTCGAAAGCGCCCTGCGCCGCTTCAAGCGAAAGGTCCAGCAGGAAGATATCATCAAGGATATCAAAAAGCATTCCTTTTACTTGAAGCCGGGTGAAAAGAAGCGCCTGAAGCAGGCCCTGGCCCGCAAACGCGCCCGCAAGAAGTCGCGTCGCTGAGGCGGCTGGCGACTCCTGATTACGACCTTTACCGCCCGAGCAAGTCCGCGAGGCCTGCTCGGGTTTTTTGTGTCCGCAACTTGGAACGGGAAAAATGAACGTCGTCGAGATCATCCGCAAAAAGCGCGACCGCGAGGCCAACCTGCCTGAAGAGATCAAGGGGCTGGTGGCGGGAGTCGTGGAAGGCAAGATTCCCGACTACCAGATCAGCGCCTGGCTCATGGCGGCTTATTTGAACGGTCTGAACGCCGAGGAGACCCGTTCCCTGACGCGGGCCCTGATCGACTCGGGACGCACGGTCGACCTCTCCCACATCAGCGGACTCAAGGTCGACAAGCATTCCACCGGCGGAGTCGGCGACAAGACCTCGCCCGTCATCGCCCCCATCGTGGCCGCGGCGGGCGGACGCGTCCCCATGATCTCGGGACGGGGGCTGGGACACACCGGCGGCACTCTCGACAAGCTGGAGTCGATCCCGGGATTCCGCGTCGACCTTTCGCTGCAGCGCTTCATCCGCCTGGTGGAAGAAGAAGGCTTCGCCCTCATCGGCCAGACCGACGAGTTCACGCCCGGCGACCGCATCCTCTACGGACTGCGCGACGTGACCGCCACGGTGGAGTCGATTCCGCTCATCGTCTCCAGCATCATCTCCAAGAAGGTGGCCGAAGGCATCGACGCCCTGGTGCTCGACGTCAAGACCGGCGACGGCGCCTTCATGAAGACCCTGGACCGTTCTGAAGAACTGGCGCGGGCCTTGACCGAGGCCGGCCGGGGACTGGGCAAGAGGGTGGTGGCGCTGATCACCGACATGTCCCAGCCGCTGGGCCGGACGGTGGGCAATGCCCTGGAAATTCGCGAGTGCATCGAGGTCCTGAGCGGCCAAGGCCCGCAGGATCTGCGCCGGCTGTGCATCGAGCTATCCGCCTACATGCTTTGGCTCTCGGAATTGGCCGAGGACTTGGATTCGGCCCGCCGCCTGGCCGGGGAGCAGATCAGCAGCGGACGCGCCTTGCGCTCCCTGCAGCGGCTGATCGAGAAGCAGCACGGAGACCCGCGGGTGGTGGACGATACCTCCCGCCTGCCTGGACCGCGCTCCGAATTCCAGTATACTGGCCCGCAGTCCGGATTCCTGCAGCAAGCCCGCGCCGCTTCGGTGGGACGTGCGGCCATGCTGCTGGGCGCCGGACGCCAAACGAAGGATTCCAAGATCAATCCGGCGGTGGGCATCGAGATGCTCAAGAAGGTGGGCGACCCCGTGGCGGAAGGCGAAGCCCTGGCCTTGCTCCACTACGACGAGGAAGACCGGCTGCAGGCGGCGCTCAGGGAACTGGAAAGCGCCTTCCGCATTTCGCCGGAGAGCGTCGAGGCTCCTCCGCTGATTCACAAGGTCATCGAATAGTGGACAGACTTATCGGACTCGTCGGCATCGCCTTTCTGCTGGGATTGGCCTACCTCTTCTCGACCAAACGCAGCGCCATCAAATGGAGGACGGTGTTTTGGGGGCTGGTGCTGCAGTTGATCTTCGCCATCTTCGTGCTCAAGATCCCCTTCGGCCAGAAAGCGCTTGAAACCGTCTCCTACGCGGTCACCACCCTGATCGGATTCGCCGATGAGGGCTCCTACTTCCTCTTCCGCGACCTGGTGGCCGAGGGAGCGCCTTTCATCTTCGCCTTCAAGGTACTGCCCATCGTCATCTTCATTTCCAGCTTCTTCAGCGTCCTCTACTACCTGGGGCTGATGCAGGTTATGGTGCTGGGGATGGCCAAACTGATGACCCGCTTCATGTCGGTCAGCGGGGCCGAGTCCCTGGGGGCGGCGGCCAATGTTTTCATGGGCCAGACGGAAGCGCCCATCGTGGTGGCCCCCTACATCAAAAAAATGACCGACTCGGAGCTGATGGCGCTGATGACGGGCGGAATGGCCACCGTCTCGGGCGCCATTCTGGGCGGCTATATCGGGCTGGGCGTCAACGCCCAGTACCTGATCGCGGCCAGCGTCATGGCGGCTCCCGCCTCGCTGGTGGCGGCCAAGATGCTGGTCCCCGAGACCCAGCATTCCCTGACCGCCGGCAAGGTGGAACTGAAGGTCGAGCGCACCGACGTCAACGTCATCGATGCCGCCGCTCGCGGGGCCGGCCAAGGCCTCCAGTTGGCGCTCAACATCGGCGCCATGCTGATCGCCTTCGTTTCCATCATCTATCTGCTCAACGGCATCCTGGGCTGGGTGACGGGATTCTTCGGCACGCCCGTCACCATGCAGGAGATACTGGGCTATGTGCTGGCTCCCCTGACCTACCTGATGGGCGTTCCCTGGCAGGACGCCAGCAACGTGGGCCAACTGATCGGGCTCAAGATCGTCCTCAACGAATTCCTGGCCTACGACGCCATGGCCCAGATGCAGGGATACGCCGCCGAAGCGGGCCGAGGCGAGCCCCTGCTGGGAGCCAAAGCCGAGATGATCGCCACCTACGCCCTGTGCGGATTCGCCAATTTCTCGAGCATCGCCATCCAGATCGGAGGCATCGGCGGACTGGCCCCCGAACGCAAGTCAGACCTGGCCCGCTTCGGACTGCGGGCGGTGCTGGGCGGCTCCATCGCCAGCTTCATGACCGCCACCTTGGCCGGTATCATCTCTTAGGGAGCCGTCATGCAATACCTCTCTCAACTCAACGACGCCGTCCGCTTCCTGCGCGGACACATCGGCGACCCGCCCGACGTGAGCCTGGTTCTGGGAAGCGGGCTGGGAGCGGCCTTTGCCTCCCAGGTCGAGAGCGAACGGTTGAATTACTCGGAGATTCCCCATTTCCCTGTCTCCTCGGTGGTCGGCCATGCCGGCCAATTGGCCTGGGGCCGGCACCGCGGCACCCGCTTCTGCGCGCTGATGGGACGGGTCCACCTCTACGAAGGGCTGGAGCCGCGGCGCGTGGTTTTCGCCGTGCGCGCCCTGGCTATGTGGGGATGCCGGAACTTCCTCATCACCAACGCCGCCGGAGCCGTTAACCGCGAAATGGCCCCCGGCCAACTGATGCTGATCACCGACCACATCAACCTTCAGGGCGCCAATCCCCTGGAGGGCGACAACTACGACGATTTGGGCCAGCGCTTTCCCGACATGTCCGATCCCTATCACCCCGACCTTCGCCGTCTGGCGCTGCAATGCGCCCGGCAACTGGGAATCGAGTTGCGGCAAGGGGTCTACATCGCCGTGCGCGGACCCAGCTAC carries:
- the serS gene encoding serine--tRNA ligase; the encoded protein is MLDRIFIRENLASVAERLAQRGFDLDQDAFSQLDEEERRVRLQWEELRARRNKTSEQIAHVKRSGGDASSQIAEMKEVGARIKELDGQLELLDQSMESFLLNVPNLCHDSVPVGEDESANETVRKLGTPPAFDFPVKDHVELGEGLGILDLQRAGKIAGARFAVYYGAGARLEHALARFMLDVHSKENGYTEVLPPYINNREAFLGTGQLPKFEADLFKLQGHEYYLVPTAEVPVTNLLSSEIIEEERLPISLTAYTPCFRSEAGSYGKDTRGLIRQHQFNKVELVKFARPDDSYQQLEKLTADAEGILQRLELPYRVVTLSSGDTGFSSAKTYDLEVWIPSQDTYREISSCSNFEDFQARRAGIRYRPAEGKKNRYLHTLNGSGLAVGRAWVAILENYQEADGTVVVPEVLRPYMDGLERITVENGLKI
- a CDS encoding GntR family transcriptional regulator codes for the protein MTEKTLRFNLDKENVNLSYYRQIKGQLLSAIYCGKIQEGDRLPSIRELADDLDVNYKTIRKIYVRLAEENYIEIVKGSGAFLQKKSGRESYQQMRSKAIFKLLGEVSERAKSLGLKPSKFSRLYNSFVNGTDLRKLKLAVVDHSEEAFIFSRELQMRLNAEAFPVNLEGQPSEEEERFLKEADCLLTTSWHLDEVTRLADSLKKPLLEIKPSHAIYTEILSEAQDRNTAIVIQDEKTLHAPWEVFMNIFHPSTDKKFWIAPIDREDLIERIVEEADVIFVSPMCWDEMRKRTPAERELKTYENVISDETIDGLKQMQLLG
- a CDS encoding thymidine phosphorylase; translation: MNVVEIIRKKRDREANLPEEIKGLVAGVVEGKIPDYQISAWLMAAYLNGLNAEETRSLTRALIDSGRTVDLSHISGLKVDKHSTGGVGDKTSPVIAPIVAAAGGRVPMISGRGLGHTGGTLDKLESIPGFRVDLSLQRFIRLVEEEGFALIGQTDEFTPGDRILYGLRDVTATVESIPLIVSSIISKKVAEGIDALVLDVKTGDGAFMKTLDRSEELARALTEAGRGLGKRVVALITDMSQPLGRTVGNALEIRECIEVLSGQGPQDLRRLCIELSAYMLWLSELAEDLDSARRLAGEQISSGRALRSLQRLIEKQHGDPRVVDDTSRLPGPRSEFQYTGPQSGFLQQARAASVGRAAMLLGAGRQTKDSKINPAVGIEMLKKVGDPVAEGEALALLHYDEEDRLQAALRELESAFRISPESVEAPPLIHKVIE
- a CDS encoding tetratricopeptide repeat protein produces the protein MKLLSKSTALLAVVLLASGWMLAAEKTIQYSTDSQQAIELVEEITHGIENFQPGPTLAAKAQELLQAAPDWGFAHMVASQFQPNPQAQEMLAKADELSESMTEGEKLYLKGAKFIRGQSAPDALKAFQEMARLYPDERRAHMLVGQLAMGTDPDTACRAFDRAYELNHDTPRIFFFKGNCQMVDGRYDKARKTYAKGMAKADGFAFGLHFGTILSRVHQGQTDQALKAVDEALEGYMASPNVQNFPPVFIHNMRARINLEDGRLEAAMADYEKGLKSLEGSGLPEQQMQTWVGRYHHGRGRTLAKMGRHEEAWAEAEWVREAMDEGGSAAAQFEPAYHYLAGYLKLEAGDYKAAIDHLEQAANNDPFHQTLLARAYHKDGQNEKAREAYQRAAAITTVNLERALSHEEAVRMAETLSTTD
- the galU gene encoding UTP--glucose-1-phosphate uridylyltransferase GalU, which produces MKEIHKAVIPAAGMGTRFLPATKAIPKEMLPIVDKPTIQYVVEEAVASGLQDFCFVTSQGKSAILDHFDYDYQFSTVLREQGKTDLLEMVESLSNMITISSVRQKKPLGLGHAVLVARPYVGDEPFGVFLGDDIIHSAKPGMQQLIEVFQEKQASVLAVFEVEPEAVSRYGIPAVEPVEGNRRLFRITDLVEKPRVGEAPSNLAIIGRYVLTPGIFDALENTPPGKGGEIQLTDGLHRLLRQEPVYAYRFEGTRYDAGNKLEYLQASIDFALERPDLAEDLRRWLRTLQL
- a CDS encoding Hsp20/alpha crystallin family protein; amino-acid sequence: MTLTRIRRQLPYPNSPFRLFDQAFPSLEPGRHRPEASKGWLPAVDIHEDSEGLTFTTEVPGFTKEDLNISVEDGTLTLSGERSRQQEDEGRHFHRVERSYGRFERSFTLPTNVDPAGINASLKNGLLTISIPKREEAKPRQIAVNAQ
- a CDS encoding NupC/NupG family nucleoside CNT transporter — protein: MDRLIGLVGIAFLLGLAYLFSTKRSAIKWRTVFWGLVLQLIFAIFVLKIPFGQKALETVSYAVTTLIGFADEGSYFLFRDLVAEGAPFIFAFKVLPIVIFISSFFSVLYYLGLMQVMVLGMAKLMTRFMSVSGAESLGAAANVFMGQTEAPIVVAPYIKKMTDSELMALMTGGMATVSGAILGGYIGLGVNAQYLIAASVMAAPASLVAAKMLVPETQHSLTAGKVELKVERTDVNVIDAAARGAGQGLQLALNIGAMLIAFVSIIYLLNGILGWVTGFFGTPVTMQEILGYVLAPLTYLMGVPWQDASNVGQLIGLKIVLNEFLAYDAMAQMQGYAAEAGRGEPLLGAKAEMIATYALCGFANFSSIAIQIGGIGGLAPERKSDLARFGLRAVLGGSIASFMTATLAGIIS
- a CDS encoding Hsp20/alpha crystallin family protein, which produces MTNLMRTNDVQKFFDEAIGNFFNRSFPEVSRGWRPAVDVAEDANSMTFTAEVPGFEKNDINISVEDGVLSISGERSLERKDDEYHRIERRYGRFERNFTLPRNVDPEKISANLKNGLLMLTLPKREEAKPKQIDIEVH
- the rpsU gene encoding 30S ribosomal protein S21; this encodes MAEVHVGDNESLESALRRFKRKVQQEDIIKDIKKHSFYLKPGEKKRLKQALARKRARKKSRR
- the add gene encoding adenosine deaminase, which translates into the protein MKERDKALERVRKGIQDAPKAELHLHLEGSINAALLQRLARKYDSELKGLSQKELREKLFTYDDFADFLSTYKTVCQHLRQADDYLLILDHLADYFREHNIRYAEIILAPSIPHRFGFDAEAIVEAVLERSAAIEAEARVKIRWIFDCVRQWGADEARRTAEWAVANRRKGVCGLGLGGDENSLPLSEFQDVFLWARAHELFIHVHAGETGGPEQVWDALRILGANRIGHGIQAARDGRLIEYLRGHAVGLDVCLTSNQATGAWSPLVNNPFGLLFKRGLSVSLNTDDPGLFQTSLTDEFLLAVEHFDLGRDGLHRLILQSALSAFLPHGERMDLMQEFTDALAQSDLGFADYQVRG